A genomic segment from Caldalkalibacillus thermarum encodes:
- a CDS encoding ComEC/Rec2 family competence protein, with amino-acid sequence MKQRLKLYTYLLAIVLIVLAAMFSGYEGADQAIDRPEGYMIAHFIDVDQGDATLLEGPDFTVLIDAGRHDRDDVVPYLKSVGVERLDLVIGTHPHADHIGQMDRVLEAFPVEEVWMSGDTHSTRTFERVLDAILESDARYYEPRAGEVFEIGSLRIEVVHPETLTGDLDEGSISIRAVYGEVALLFTGDAGQASEQEMIARGHQLQADIFQLGHHGSSTSNGEEFLQAVKPKVAIYSAGQDNSYGHPHREVVQLISSLNIPLYGTAEHGTIWVITDGAEFSVDYERK; translated from the coding sequence ATGAAGCAGAGGTTGAAGCTTTATACATATTTGCTAGCCATTGTTCTTATCGTCCTGGCGGCAATGTTCTCCGGATATGAGGGGGCAGATCAGGCCATTGATAGGCCTGAAGGCTACATGATCGCCCATTTTATCGATGTGGATCAGGGTGACGCAACTTTGTTAGAGGGGCCTGATTTTACTGTGCTGATTGATGCCGGGCGTCATGACCGGGATGACGTTGTCCCATATTTAAAGTCTGTCGGGGTAGAGCGCTTGGATTTGGTGATTGGTACACATCCCCATGCCGATCATATAGGTCAGATGGACCGGGTGCTGGAAGCCTTTCCAGTTGAAGAAGTGTGGATGAGCGGGGATACGCACTCTACACGGACCTTTGAAAGGGTCCTGGATGCTATTTTAGAATCCGATGCGCGATACTATGAACCGCGTGCAGGAGAAGTGTTTGAAATTGGCTCACTCCGGATTGAAGTGGTTCATCCTGAAACATTGACGGGCGACTTGGACGAGGGATCGATCAGTATTCGGGCGGTCTATGGCGAGGTGGCCCTTCTGTTTACCGGTGATGCCGGACAAGCATCAGAGCAGGAGATGATCGCCAGAGGGCATCAACTTCAGGCTGATATTTTTCAGCTTGGCCACCACGGCTCCAGCACTTCCAATGGGGAAGAATTTCTGCAGGCGGTAAAGCCCAAGGTGGCCATTTATTCGGCGGGACAAGATAATTCTTATGGGCATCCACACAGGGAAGTGGTTCAACTCATCTCTTCATTGAATATCCCCTTGTACGGAACGGCGGAACATGGCACCATCTGGGTTATCACTGATGGTGCTGAGTTCAGTGTCGACTATGAGAGGAAGTGA
- a CDS encoding DUF3006 domain-containing protein translates to MDDHKVKAVVDRIEDRYVVLLMGEEEKELHVPLEQVPGELQEGEWVIATLSAQQEVISLKTDKEETEKIGTRIQEKAKHLKQRMASRFKK, encoded by the coding sequence ATGGATGACCATAAGGTAAAAGCAGTTGTGGACCGCATTGAGGACAGGTATGTAGTTTTACTGATGGGTGAAGAGGAGAAAGAACTGCACGTTCCCCTGGAGCAGGTGCCTGGGGAACTGCAAGAGGGGGAATGGGTGATTGCCACTTTGAGTGCTCAGCAAGAGGTGATTAGTTTAAAAACAGATAAGGAAGAGACCGAGAAAATAGGAACAAGGATCCAGGAAAAGGCAAAACATTTGAAGCAGCGGATGGCCAGCCGCTTTAAAAAATAA
- a CDS encoding MerR family transcriptional regulator, whose protein sequence is MSYKTKKVMPIGIVSELTGLSPRQIRYYEERKLIFPERSKGGTRKYSFLDVERLMYIAEKMEDGLQTYEIRRMEKQKNQEELRREMLRGQLNAAFRQRT, encoded by the coding sequence ATGTCCTATAAAACAAAAAAAGTGATGCCCATTGGCATCGTCAGTGAATTAACAGGGTTATCCCCCCGCCAAATTCGTTATTATGAAGAAAGGAAACTGATCTTCCCCGAGCGGTCGAAGGGTGGGACACGCAAGTATTCGTTTCTCGACGTGGAACGTTTGATGTATATTGCAGAAAAAATGGAAGATGGTTTGCAGACCTATGAGATTCGCCGCATGGAAAAACAGAAAAATCAAGAAGAATTGCGCCGGGAAATGTTAAGAGGGCAACTTAATGCTGCTTTCAGACAGAGGACGTGA
- a CDS encoding class I SAM-dependent methyltransferase produces MNIPSILAFTHTLIEQVAGPGDLVVDATMGNGHDTLFLARLVGSTGKVLAYDVQQEALENTRKRLKEAHCLSQVQLLHKGHETVEEELNCHDQPLSAAMFNLGYLPGSDKTVVTKPETTLTALHTLARYLKPGGLITLVIYSGHAEGKLERDILLAELGQWDQKQYHVLKYQFINQQNNPPFLVAIEKR; encoded by the coding sequence ATGAACATCCCAAGTATCTTAGCTTTTACCCATACCCTGATTGAACAGGTGGCGGGGCCGGGGGATCTGGTGGTCGATGCCACCATGGGCAATGGCCATGATACACTATTCTTGGCCCGGCTTGTGGGTTCCACAGGAAAAGTGCTCGCTTATGACGTGCAACAAGAAGCGCTGGAAAACACCAGAAAACGCTTGAAAGAGGCTCACTGCCTCTCTCAAGTCCAGCTTTTACATAAAGGGCACGAAACTGTGGAAGAAGAACTGAACTGCCATGATCAGCCGCTGAGCGCAGCCATGTTCAATCTAGGCTACCTCCCTGGCAGTGACAAAACAGTGGTCACCAAGCCGGAAACGACACTGACTGCTTTGCATACTTTAGCCCGTTATCTTAAGCCCGGGGGCTTGATCACCCTTGTCATCTACAGCGGCCATGCTGAAGGTAAATTAGAACGGGATATTTTGCTTGCCGAACTTGGCCAGTGGGACCAGAAGCAGTACCATGTCCTAAAGTACCAGTTTATTAACCAGCAAAATAATCCCCCGTTCTTAGTAGCTATTGAAAAGCGATGA